In Rhodobacter xanthinilyticus, a single window of DNA contains:
- a CDS encoding c-type cytochrome: protein MLLLAALLAAPAAPAFAGEIGPAQAARLKHLVAQDCGACHGMTRKGGLGTPLTRAALEGQDREGLAAIILDGVPQTAMPPWRPLMSEAEAYWIADYLLGAEEIGAEEMGTEEK from the coding sequence ATGCTCCTCCTCGCGGCGCTTCTGGCCGCGCCGGCCGCGCCGGCCTTCGCGGGCGAGATCGGCCCGGCGCAGGCCGCGCGGCTCAAGCATCTCGTGGCGCAAGATTGCGGCGCCTGCCACGGCATGACCCGCAAGGGCGGGCTCGGCACGCCGCTGACCCGCGCCGCCCTCGAGGGCCAGGACCGCGAGGGCCTTGCCGCGATCATCCTCGACGGGGTGCCGCAAACCGCGATGCCGCCCTGGCGGCCGCTGATGAGCGAGGCCGAGGCCTATTGGATCGCCGATTATCTGCTGGGCGCCGAAGAGATCGGCGCCGAAGAGATGGGGACGGAAGAGAAATGA
- the cobA gene encoding uroporphyrinogen-III C-methyltransferase: MTTGKVWLVGAGPGDPELLTLKALRAIEAADVVVYDRLVSAEVMALVPAGRRRVSVGKAAGFHSVPQERINRLLVDLAREGLRVVRLKGGDPLIFGRGSEEAEELAAAGIAVEYIPGITAAQGAASTTGVPLTHRGLATGVRYVTGHRARDAALDLDWQSLAAPDTTLVIYMGAASMAVIARELIARGLPAATPALAVAAATTPRERRRLAPLAQIAAAAEGLEAPVLFIVGRTVSLAQEGGLPCGDWPERLGAAAHA, encoded by the coding sequence ATGACGACAGGCAAGGTATGGCTGGTGGGGGCGGGCCCGGGCGACCCGGAGCTGCTCACGCTCAAGGCGCTGCGCGCGATCGAGGCGGCCGATGTGGTGGTCTACGACCGGCTGGTTTCGGCCGAGGTGATGGCGCTGGTGCCGGCGGGGCGGCGGCGGGTTTCGGTGGGCAAGGCTGCGGGGTTCCATTCGGTGCCGCAAGAGCGCATCAACCGGCTGCTCGTCGATCTGGCGCGCGAGGGGCTGCGGGTGGTGCGCCTCAAGGGCGGCGATCCGCTGATCTTCGGGCGCGGCTCGGAGGAGGCCGAGGAGCTCGCCGCGGCCGGGATCGCGGTCGAATATATCCCCGGCATCACCGCCGCGCAGGGGGCGGCGAGCACGACCGGCGTGCCGCTCACCCATCGCGGGCTCGCCACCGGCGTGCGTTATGTCACCGGCCACCGCGCCCGCGATGCCGCGCTCGATCTCGATTGGCAGAGCCTCGCCGCGCCCGATACCACGCTGGTGATCTACATGGGCGCGGCCAGCATGGCGGTGATCGCGCGCGAGCTGATCGCGCGGGGCCTGCCCGCGGCCACGCCGGCGCTGGCGGTGGCCGCGGCCACCACCCCGCGCGAGCGCCGCCGCCTCGCGCCGCTCGCGCAGATCGCGGCTGCGGCCGAGGGGCTCGAGGCGCCGGTCCTGTTCATCGTCGGGCGCACCGTGTCGCTCGCGCAGGAGGGCGGGCTGCCCTGCGGCGACTGGCCCGAGAGGTTGGGGGCCGCGGCCCATGCCTAG
- a CDS encoding cytochrome D1 domain-containing protein, protein MTTLAPKARRTLLASAALGLALGVSMAWAEDKPAGHADGPAAAYEPSMTTLAQINVEIPGRKADDPVMTQDEYNEAKTIYFQRCAGCHGVLRKGATGKPLTPDITREHGYDYLQSFITYGSPAGMPNWGTSGELTEAQVDMMARYVMLDPPAPPEFGMPEMKESWKVIVKPEDRPTKKMNDLDLDNLMSVTLRDAGQVALIDANSYEIKTVIDTGYAVHISRISASGRYLFVIGRDAKVDMIDLWMEVPATVAEIKVGSEARSIETSKFEGWEDKYAIAGSYWPPQYVIMDGETLEPLKIVSTRGNVYDEQTYHPEPRVASIVASHYHPEFIVNVKETGKILMVDYTDLKNLKTTEIEAERFLHDGGFDSTKRYFLVAANARGKVAVVDTKEDKLVALIETGGQTPHPGRGANFVHPVFGPVWATSHLGDDSVALIGTDPEGHPDQAWKLVDSFLALGGGSLFIKTHPSSTHLYVDAPLNPEAEVSASVAVFDISKMTGDTETDPEFTTLPIGEWAGIPEGQPRVVQPEFNKDGSEVWFSVWNAKDKQSAIVVVDDKTLELKTVIKDPRLITPTGKFNVLNTRADTY, encoded by the coding sequence ATGACCACGCTAGCCCCCAAAGCCCGCAGGACGCTTCTCGCGAGCGCCGCGCTCGGCCTTGCCCTTGGCGTTTCGATGGCCTGGGCCGAAGACAAGCCGGCCGGCCATGCCGACGGCCCCGCGGCCGCCTATGAGCCCTCGATGACGACGCTTGCCCAGATCAATGTCGAGATCCCCGGCCGCAAGGCCGATGATCCGGTGATGACCCAAGACGAGTATAACGAAGCGAAAACGATTTATTTCCAACGCTGTGCGGGTTGTCACGGGGTGCTGCGCAAAGGCGCGACGGGCAAGCCGCTGACCCCCGATATCACCCGCGAACACGGCTATGACTACCTGCAGAGCTTCATCACCTATGGCTCGCCGGCGGGGATGCCGAACTGGGGCACCTCGGGCGAGCTGACCGAGGCGCAGGTCGACATGATGGCGCGCTATGTGATGCTCGACCCGCCCGCGCCGCCCGAATTCGGCATGCCCGAGATGAAGGAGAGCTGGAAGGTCATCGTCAAGCCCGAGGACCGCCCGACCAAGAAGATGAACGATCTCGATCTCGACAATCTGATGTCGGTGACGCTGCGCGACGCCGGTCAGGTGGCGCTGATCGACGCCAACAGCTACGAGATCAAGACCGTGATCGACACGGGCTATGCGGTGCATATCAGCCGGATCTCGGCCTCGGGGCGCTATCTCTTCGTGATCGGCCGCGACGCCAAGGTCGACATGATCGACCTGTGGATGGAAGTCCCCGCGACGGTGGCCGAAATCAAGGTCGGCTCGGAAGCGCGCTCGATCGAGACCTCGAAATTCGAGGGCTGGGAAGACAAATACGCGATCGCCGGCAGCTACTGGCCGCCGCAATACGTCATCATGGATGGCGAAACGCTCGAGCCGCTGAAGATCGTCTCGACGCGCGGCAACGTCTATGACGAGCAGACCTACCACCCCGAGCCGCGTGTCGCCTCGATCGTGGCCTCGCATTACCACCCCGAGTTCATCGTCAACGTCAAGGAAACCGGCAAGATCCTGATGGTCGATTATACCGACCTGAAGAACCTCAAGACGACCGAGATCGAGGCGGAGCGGTTCCTCCACGACGGCGGCTTCGACAGCACCAAGCGCTATTTCCTGGTGGCGGCGAATGCGCGCGGCAAGGTCGCGGTGGTCGATACCAAGGAAGACAAGCTCGTCGCGCTGATCGAGACCGGCGGCCAGACCCCGCACCCGGGGCGCGGCGCGAATTTCGTGCACCCGGTCTTCGGGCCGGTCTGGGCGACCTCGCACCTGGGCGACGATTCGGTCGCGCTGATCGGCACCGACCCGGAGGGCCACCCCGATCAGGCCTGGAAGCTGGTCGACAGCTTCTTGGCGCTGGGCGGCGGCTCGCTCTTCATCAAGACCCACCCGAGCTCGACCCATCTCTATGTCGATGCGCCGCTCAACCCGGAGGCCGAGGTTTCCGCCTCGGTCGCGGTCTTCGACATCTCGAAGATGACCGGCGACACCGAGACCGACCCGGAATTCACCACCCTGCCGATCGGCGAATGGGCGGGGATCCCGGAGGGCCAGCCGCGCGTCGTGCAGCCGGAGTTCAACAAGGACGGCTCGGAAGTGTGGTTCTCGGTGTGGAACGCCAAGGACAAGCAAAGCGCGATCGTCGTCGTGGATGACAAGACGCTCGAACTGAAGACGGTGATCAAGGACCCGCGCCTGATCACGCCGACGGGCAAGTTCAACGTGCTCAACACCCGCGCCGATACCTATTGA
- a CDS encoding NosR/NirI family protein has product MVQSTPSPARPRVGRPARACARARAALLAALIGALLLSPAAPARAESFSAGGVVSARAIAPAAPDPATGAALFGQSAPVRLERLEDGVPGWAARDGAGALLGYLGSSWELAGSVGYSGRPLDVLVAITPQAKIAGARLMRHSEPVLTLGISEADIARFVQGFAGLELTAPREALLDPAAGAPDVIARATVSTGVIRDGILRSARTLAIGRGLIGAGGGIDRLSYTPTDWPGLLAMGALAEAHVTMTEAATALGRAAVPVPPGPGPFLDLWAGLIDTPTVGQNLLGQQMFTQAVGALGPGESALIVISAGVQSPRGTEWKRTGLFERITVVQGARRHSPRAEDFLLIKKLAIAGAPYAKEISVFRLPAGAVDPARPFRLEITARRAAATGAPAEMVIGADYTLPAAFRLAPPPEPEPLWREIWREKRPQTAFTAAMLGALTLILFAQDWIVRRPRLWARLRAGFLATTLFGLGWGLNGQLSVVQVMAFVQSLLSGFRWETFLIEPVIFLLWAFVALGLLFWGRGVYCGWLCPFGALQELTNAAARRLGVKQIAVPQALHERLWVIKYTLFVAILALGFYSMQDALRLAEVEPFKTAISLRFARAWPFGLFVLALLGAGLFIERFYCRYLCPLGAGLAIPAKLKIFDWLKRRPQCGRECRLCEPACTVGAIDPLGRINPNECVLCLRCQVIYNDPGTCTVLKRRARAPVPTPPGDPT; this is encoded by the coding sequence ATGGTGCAATCGACCCCCTCTCCAGCCCGCCCCCGCGTCGGGCGCCCGGCCCGGGCCTGCGCGCGGGCGCGCGCGGCGCTGCTTGCGGCGCTGATCGGGGCGCTGCTGCTCTCCCCGGCGGCGCCTGCCCGCGCGGAGAGCTTCTCGGCGGGCGGGGTGGTCTCGGCCCGAGCCATCGCCCCCGCCGCCCCCGACCCCGCGACCGGCGCCGCGCTCTTTGGCCAAAGCGCGCCGGTGCGCCTTGAGCGGCTCGAGGACGGCGTGCCGGGCTGGGCCGCGCGCGACGGCGCCGGCGCGCTTTTGGGCTATCTCGGCTCGAGCTGGGAGCTTGCGGGTTCGGTCGGCTATTCGGGGCGCCCGCTCGATGTGCTGGTGGCGATCACCCCGCAGGCCAAAATCGCCGGCGCGCGGCTGATGCGCCATTCGGAGCCGGTGCTGACGCTCGGCATCTCCGAGGCCGATATCGCGCGCTTCGTGCAGGGGTTCGCCGGCCTCGAGCTCACCGCCCCGCGCGAGGCCCTCCTCGACCCCGCCGCGGGCGCCCCCGATGTGATCGCGCGCGCCACCGTCTCGACCGGGGTGATCCGCGACGGCATTTTGCGCAGCGCGCGCACGCTGGCGATCGGGCGCGGGCTGATCGGCGCGGGCGGCGGCATCGACCGGCTGAGCTATACCCCCACCGATTGGCCGGGGCTCCTCGCGATGGGCGCGCTCGCCGAGGCCCATGTCACGATGACCGAGGCCGCCACCGCGCTCGGCCGCGCGGCGGTGCCGGTGCCGCCCGGGCCCGGGCCCTTTCTCGACCTCTGGGCCGGGCTGATCGACACCCCCACCGTCGGGCAGAACCTGCTCGGCCAACAGATGTTTACCCAGGCGGTGGGCGCGCTCGGCCCGGGCGAAAGCGCGCTGATCGTGATCTCGGCGGGCGTGCAGTCGCCGCGCGGCACCGAGTGGAAACGCACGGGCCTCTTCGAGCGCATCACCGTGGTGCAAGGCGCGCGCCGCCACAGCCCGCGCGCCGAGGATTTTCTGCTGATCAAGAAACTCGCCATCGCCGGCGCGCCCTATGCCAAGGAAATCTCGGTGTTCCGGCTGCCCGCGGGCGCGGTGGACCCCGCCCGGCCCTTCCGCCTCGAGATCACCGCGCGCCGCGCCGCCGCCACCGGCGCCCCGGCCGAGATGGTGATCGGCGCCGACTATACCCTGCCCGCGGCCTTCCGCCTCGCCCCCCCGCCCGAGCCCGAGCCGCTCTGGCGCGAGATCTGGCGCGAAAAGCGCCCCCAGACCGCCTTCACCGCCGCGATGCTGGGCGCGCTGACGCTGATCCTCTTCGCGCAGGACTGGATCGTGCGCCGCCCGCGGCTCTGGGCGCGGCTGCGCGCGGGCTTTCTCGCGACCACGCTTTTCGGGCTCGGCTGGGGGCTCAACGGCCAGCTCTCGGTGGTGCAGGTGATGGCCTTCGTGCAATCGCTGCTGAGCGGGTTCCGCTGGGAGACCTTCCTGATCGAGCCGGTGATCTTCCTGCTCTGGGCCTTCGTGGCGCTGGGGCTCTTGTTCTGGGGGCGCGGGGTCTATTGCGGCTGGCTGTGCCCCTTCGGCGCGCTGCAGGAGCTCACCAACGCCGCCGCCCGGCGCCTCGGCGTCAAGCAGATCGCGGTGCCGCAGGCGCTCCATGAGCGGCTCTGGGTGATCAAATACACGCTCTTCGTCGCGATTCTGGCGCTCGGCTTCTATTCGATGCAGGACGCGCTGCGGCTGGCCGAGGTCGAGCCCTTCAAGACCGCGATCTCGCTGCGCTTCGCGCGCGCCTGGCCGTTCGGGCTCTTCGTGCTGGCGCTCCTCGGCGCGGGGCTCTTCATCGAGCGGTTCTATTGCCGCTACCTGTGCCCGCTCGGCGCGGGCCTCGCGATCCCGGCGAAGCTGAAGATCTTCGACTGGCTCAAGCGCCGCCCCCAATGCGGGCGCGAATGTCGGCTCTGCGAGCCCGCCTGCACGGTCGGCGCGATCGACCCGCTCGGGCGGATCAACCCCAATGAATGCGTGCTCTGCCTGCGCTGTCAGGTGATCTACAACGACCCAGGCACCTGCACGGTGCTCAAGCGCCGCGCCCGCGCGCCCGTTCCCACGCCCCCCGGAGACCCGACATGA
- a CDS encoding NnrS family protein, which yields MTLLNRLFGEGFRIFFLAAAGFGLVAALWWGLWLANLAPLPPTAAAPITLHGHEMIFGYGAAAIGGFFLTAVPNWTGAPAARSLFIAAVAGLWLAGRGASALSAELPPGLVAAASLAFLPVLGAKLLAQLLKRPKPQNLMFLGLIALMAGGEALVQAEWLGLGWGDAGRGLRVGLYAICAMIAVLGGRVTPAFTRNAMLREGVETGLPVSRRPLEAAGIAAAIGVAAATLLALPAPVTGAMALLAGAAQGARLVGWRSRWALRQPILWALHLGWALLGLGYLATGLAEFGLGDGFGALHLLGIGAVGTMTLAVMSRASLGHTGRALVAPRPVVWAYGLVAAAAAARWLAGAVPAAHEPLTLVTAALWCAAMALFLAALGPVLLGPRAVARAPVGPPPGARRPAVAK from the coding sequence ATGACCCTCCTCAACCGCCTCTTCGGCGAAGGCTTTCGCATCTTCTTTCTCGCCGCGGCGGGCTTCGGGCTCGTCGCGGCGCTCTGGTGGGGGCTGTGGCTGGCCAATCTGGCGCCGCTGCCGCCCACCGCGGCCGCGCCGATCACGCTGCATGGCCATGAGATGATCTTCGGCTATGGCGCCGCGGCGATCGGCGGGTTTTTCCTCACCGCGGTGCCGAACTGGACCGGCGCGCCCGCCGCGCGTTCTCTCTTCATCGCGGCGGTGGCGGGGCTCTGGCTGGCCGGGCGCGGCGCGAGCGCGCTCTCGGCCGAGCTGCCGCCGGGGCTCGTGGCGGCGGCCAGTCTCGCCTTCCTGCCGGTGCTCGGCGCGAAACTCCTCGCCCAGCTTCTCAAACGGCCAAAGCCGCAGAACCTGATGTTTCTGGGGCTGATCGCGCTGATGGCGGGGGGCGAGGCGCTGGTTCAGGCCGAGTGGCTCGGGCTCGGCTGGGGCGATGCGGGGCGCGGGCTGCGGGTCGGGCTTTACGCGATCTGCGCGATGATCGCGGTGCTCGGCGGGCGGGTGACGCCGGCCTTCACCCGCAACGCGATGCTGCGCGAGGGGGTGGAGACCGGCCTGCCGGTCTCGCGCCGCCCCCTCGAGGCCGCGGGCATTGCCGCCGCGATCGGGGTGGCGGCCGCCACGCTTCTGGCGCTGCCCGCGCCGGTGACGGGGGCGATGGCGCTTCTCGCGGGGGCGGCGCAAGGGGCGCGGCTTGTCGGCTGGCGCAGCCGCTGGGCCCTGCGCCAGCCGATCCTCTGGGCGCTGCATCTGGGCTGGGCGCTGCTCGGGCTGGGCTATCTCGCGACGGGGCTTGCGGAATTTGGCCTCGGCGACGGGTTCGGGGCGCTGCATCTGCTCGGCATCGGCGCGGTCGGCACCATGACGCTTGCGGTGATGAGCCGCGCGAGCCTTGGCCACACCGGGCGCGCGCTGGTCGCGCCGCGGCCGGTGGTCTGGGCCTATGGGCTGGTCGCGGCGGCGGCGGCGGCGCGCTGGCTCGCCGGGGCGGTGCCCGCCGCGCATGAGCCCCTCACGCTCGTCACCGCGGCGCTCTGGTGCGCGGCGATGGCGCTCTTTCTGGCCGCCCTCGGGCCGGTGCTGCTCGGGCCGCGCGCGGTGGCGCGCGCGCCGGTCGGCCCGCCGCCGGGCGCGCGCCGCCCCGCTGTCGCAAAGTAG
- a CDS encoding FAD:protein FMN transferase, translating into MLTRRRFLALSACATALPGRAAPPVAPPVARWRGVAMGSVATLTLSGLDDHAARPIFARVDAELARIEARFSLHRDSALTRLNRDGRLAWPGAEILELFSLADAVHAATGGAFDPSVQPLWRAIAEGRDPGPARAALGWAGVEVSAREIRLARPGMALTFNGIAQGHAADRIAALLRGAGLRDVLIDMGEIVAAGARPGGGPWRAQIAGPAGEAIGAQDLRDTALATSAPMGTRIGPAGTAPHILDPQGGAPRWRLAAVAAPRAALADALSTAACVMDRPAIAAALAAFPGARLVALA; encoded by the coding sequence ATGCTCACCCGCCGCCGTTTCCTCGCGCTGAGCGCCTGCGCAACCGCCCTGCCCGGCCGCGCCGCGCCCCCCGTCGCGCCCCCCGTCGCGCGCTGGCGCGGGGTGGCGATGGGCTCGGTCGCCACGCTCACGCTGAGCGGGCTCGACGATCATGCCGCGCGCCCGATCTTTGCCCGCGTCGACGCCGAGCTCGCCCGGATCGAGGCGCGCTTCTCGCTGCACCGCGATTCGGCGCTGACCCGGCTCAACCGCGATGGCCGCCTCGCCTGGCCGGGCGCCGAGATCCTTGAGCTCTTCAGCCTCGCGGACGCGGTCCATGCCGCGACGGGCGGCGCCTTCGACCCGAGCGTGCAACCGCTCTGGCGCGCCATCGCCGAGGGCCGCGACCCGGGGCCTGCGCGCGCGGCGCTCGGCTGGGCGGGCGTCGAGGTCTCGGCGCGCGAGATCCGCCTCGCGCGGCCGGGGATGGCGCTGACCTTCAACGGCATCGCCCAGGGCCATGCCGCCGACCGGATCGCGGCGCTCTTGCGCGGCGCGGGGCTTCGCGATGTGCTGATCGACATGGGCGAGATCGTGGCGGCGGGCGCGCGCCCGGGCGGCGGGCCGTGGCGCGCGCAGATCGCGGGCCCCGCGGGCGAGGCGATCGGCGCGCAGGATCTGCGCGACACGGCGCTCGCCACCTCGGCGCCCATGGGCACCCGCATCGGCCCGGCGGGCACCGCGCCCCATATCCTCGACCCGCAGGGCGGCGCGCCGCGCTGGCGCCTCGCCGCGGTGGCCGCGCCGCGCGCGGCCCTTGCCGATGCGCTCTCGACCGCGGCCTGCGTGATGGACCGCCCCGCGATCGCGGCGGCGCTCGCCGCCTTCCCCGGCGCGCGGCTCGTGGCGCTTGCCTGA
- a CDS encoding c-type cytochrome has translation MREVMTKSMARNIFYGGSLFFIIIFLGLSAQSHLYIKSTSTNEATLTASVVQGKKIWEENACIDCHTILGEGAYYAPELGNVMKRWGIEPEDHAGAKDTLKAWMDAMPSGIEGRRQMPQFNLTDEQYQALADFLLWTGTIDTQGWPPNDAG, from the coding sequence ATGCGCGAAGTCATGACCAAGAGCATGGCCCGTAACATTTTCTACGGTGGCTCGCTGTTCTTCATCATCATCTTCCTGGGTCTTTCGGCCCAAAGCCACCTCTACATCAAGAGCACCTCGACCAACGAGGCCACGCTCACCGCCTCGGTCGTTCAGGGCAAGAAGATCTGGGAGGAAAACGCCTGTATCGATTGCCACACGATCCTCGGCGAGGGCGCCTATTACGCGCCCGAGCTTGGCAATGTCATGAAACGCTGGGGCATCGAGCCCGAGGACCATGCCGGCGCCAAGGACACGCTCAAGGCCTGGATGGACGCGATGCCCTCGGGCATCGAAGGCCGCCGCCAGATGCCGCAGTTCAACCTCACCGACGAGCAATATCAGGCCCTCGCCGATTTCCTGCTGTGGACCGGCACGATCGATACGCAGGGCTGGCCGCCCAATGACGCGGGCTGA
- a CDS encoding cbb3-type cytochrome c oxidase subunit I produces MKYQTQKIALIYMVTALILFAVQVSVGLILGYIYIEPNFLSELLPFNVLRMLHTNSLIVWLITGFFGAAYFLVPEESEREIHSPMLAYIQLAILVLGTAGVVVTYVFDLFHGNFFLGKEGREFLEQPMWVKAGIVVAALIFLYNVTLTVLKGRKTAITNILLIGLWGLALLFLFAFYNPSNLALDKEYWWYVVHLWVEGVWELIMASILAYLMLKLTGVDREVVEKWLYIIVALSLFSGILGTGHHYYWIGMPAYWQWIGSIFSSLEVIPFFAMMAFAFVMVWKGRRDHPNKAALLWSLGCATLAFFGAGVWGFLHTLHGVNFYTHGTQITASHGHLAFYGAYVCLNLAIFTYAMPMLKGRDPYNQVLNMASFWLMSGGVVFMTFTLTFAGTVQTHLQRVMGMNFMDVQDQLWIFYAMRFGSGVAVVIGAVLFIYALLAVRSEVITPGPLEKTRLAQDPDHIAAE; encoded by the coding sequence ATGAAATACCAGACCCAGAAAATCGCGCTGATCTACATGGTCACGGCGCTGATCCTCTTCGCGGTGCAGGTCAGCGTCGGGCTGATCCTCGGCTATATCTACATCGAGCCGAATTTCCTCTCCGAGCTTCTGCCGTTCAACGTGCTGCGGATGTTGCACACCAATTCGCTGATCGTGTGGCTGATCACCGGCTTCTTCGGCGCGGCCTATTTCCTCGTGCCCGAGGAAAGCGAACGCGAGATCCATTCGCCGATGCTGGCCTATATCCAGCTCGCGATCCTCGTGCTCGGCACCGCGGGCGTGGTCGTGACCTATGTCTTCGACCTCTTCCATGGCAATTTCTTCCTCGGCAAGGAGGGGCGCGAGTTCCTCGAACAGCCGATGTGGGTGAAGGCCGGCATCGTCGTCGCGGCGCTGATCTTCCTCTACAACGTCACGCTGACCGTGCTCAAAGGCCGCAAGACCGCGATCACCAATATCCTGCTGATCGGGCTTTGGGGGCTGGCGCTGCTCTTCCTCTTCGCCTTCTACAACCCCTCGAACCTCGCGCTCGACAAGGAATACTGGTGGTATGTCGTGCACCTGTGGGTGGAGGGCGTGTGGGAGCTGATCATGGCCTCGATCCTGGCCTATCTGATGCTCAAGCTCACCGGCGTCGACCGTGAGGTCGTCGAGAAATGGCTCTACATCATCGTGGCGCTGTCGCTCTTTTCGGGGATCCTCGGCACCGGACACCATTACTACTGGATCGGCATGCCCGCCTATTGGCAGTGGATCGGCTCGATCTTCTCCTCGCTCGAGGTGATCCCGTTCTTCGCGATGATGGCTTTCGCCTTCGTGATGGTCTGGAAGGGCCGGCGCGATCACCCCAACAAGGCGGCGCTCCTGTGGTCGCTCGGCTGCGCGACGCTGGCCTTCTTCGGCGCAGGCGTCTGGGGCTTTCTCCATACGCTCCATGGCGTGAACTTCTACACCCATGGCACCCAGATCACCGCCTCGCACGGGCACCTGGCCTTCTACGGCGCCTATGTCTGCCTCAACCTCGCGATCTTCACCTATGCGATGCCGATGCTGAAGGGCCGTGACCCCTATAACCAGGTGCTCAACATGGCCTCGTTCTGGCTGATGTCGGGGGGCGTGGTGTTCATGACCTTCACGCTGACCTTCGCGGGCACGGTGCAGACCCACCTGCAACGCGTGATGGGGATGAACTTCATGGATGTGCAAGATCAGCTCTGGATCTTCTACGCGATGCGCTTCGGCTCGGGCGTGGCGGTGGTGATCGGGGCGGTGCTCTTCATCTATGCGCTTCTCGCCGTGCGCAGCGAGGTGATCACCCCCGGGCCGCTGGAAAAGACCCGTCTGGCCCAGGACCCTGACCATATCGCGGCCGAATGA
- a CDS encoding CbbQ/NirQ/NorQ/GpvN family protein, with product MNAQPKTLEGAASAPFYLPQGDECEIFAAAAGADLPVLLKGPTGVGKTRFVAHMAARLGRPLYTVACHDDLCAADLIGRYLLKGGETAWVDGPLTRAVREGAICYLDEVVEARKDVTVVLHPLTDDRRILPIDRTGEEIEAAPGFLLVASYNPGYQNILKTLKPSTRQRFVAMEFDFPAPAHEIHVVARESGLTEDRVQPLVRLAGKLRALKGQDLEEGVSTRLVVYAATLIARGMPVARAIEVAMIEPLSDDEDVKRGLRDLVTAIFG from the coding sequence ATGAACGCGCAACCCAAAACCCTGGAGGGGGCGGCATCAGCCCCCTTCTACCTGCCTCAGGGCGATGAATGCGAGATTTTCGCCGCCGCCGCGGGCGCCGATCTGCCGGTGCTGCTCAAGGGCCCGACCGGGGTCGGCAAGACCCGCTTCGTCGCCCATATGGCCGCCCGCCTCGGCCGGCCGCTCTATACCGTCGCCTGCCATGACGACCTCTGCGCCGCCGATCTGATCGGGCGCTATCTGCTCAAGGGCGGCGAGACGGCTTGGGTCGATGGCCCGCTCACCCGCGCGGTGCGCGAAGGCGCGATCTGTTACCTCGACGAGGTGGTCGAGGCGCGCAAGGACGTGACCGTCGTGCTGCACCCGCTCACCGATGACCGCCGGATCCTGCCGATCGACCGCACCGGCGAGGAGATCGAGGCGGCGCCGGGCTTTCTGCTCGTGGCCTCCTACAACCCGGGCTATCAGAATATCCTCAAGACCCTGAAACCCTCGACCCGGCAGCGCTTCGTCGCGATGGAGTTCGATTTCCCCGCCCCCGCCCATGAGATCCATGTGGTGGCGCGCGAATCCGGCCTCACCGAGGACCGGGTGCAACCGCTCGTGCGCCTTGCGGGCAAGCTGCGTGCGCTCAAGGGCCAGGATCTCGAGGAAGGCGTCTCGACGCGGCTTGTCGTCTATGCCGCGACGCTGATCGCGCGGGGGATGCCGGTCGCGCGCGCGATCGAGGTGGCGATGATCGAGCCGCTGTCGGATGATGAAGATGTCAAACGCGGGCTCCGCGATCTCGTCACGGCCATATTCGGGTGA